In a single window of the Chryseobacterium culicis genome:
- a CDS encoding VanZ family protein — MITKLSLDKISKIFSKILPIYWAFLTYMLLKPGEENHEYWFMFSGIDKVLHLSIFAALGFSFIAAFPKIKFSYFFQIILIYGFLTEILQEEMGLGRSMETLDIVADTIGCLLGYFSYKLLVKRFL, encoded by the coding sequence ATGATTACAAAGCTATCATTGGATAAGATTTCAAAAATATTTAGTAAGATACTGCCCATTTATTGGGCATTTCTTACTTATATGCTTCTCAAACCCGGAGAAGAAAACCATGAATATTGGTTCATGTTCAGCGGTATAGACAAGGTATTGCATCTCAGTATATTTGCTGCCTTGGGGTTCTCTTTTATCGCCGCATTCCCCAAAATAAAATTCTCATACTTTTTTCAGATCATCCTTATCTATGGATTCCTTACAGAAATCCTGCAGGAAGAAATGGGATTAGGGAGGTCTATGGAAACATTAGATATCGTAGCGGATACTATTGGATGTCTACTAGGATACTTTAGCTATAAGTTACTAGTCAAACGTTTTCTCTGA